The Halomicronema hongdechloris C2206 genome includes a window with the following:
- a CDS encoding bifunctional sterol desaturase/short chain dehydrogenase → MELITQAVLGLVSIVVVEIVRDVYHVASHYWPPLMQLHTWHHRAYKKDFTPVSSTLYRQAQLYNDVPEALVMMAVMAAIATLTPYYGFWLGFLYGLGFLGAALARSQGWLLATDLTHEPGPLTQRPSNWLVNRTYHWRHHFDNTTAYYAGYFTVVDKLLGTAVSLKGKRVAVTGASGTLGRALLAELAKHQARPIALTRSERASFDSGIDVLTWQPGAEADLRSALKSIDILVINHGLNVHEARDAAAVEQSLTANALSGWRLMEVFFSTVDTSAERANKELWVNTSEAEVSPAFSPLYEISKRLMGQLVTLRRLDAPCVVRKIILGPFKSQLNPIGVMDAHWVAWAVVALVKRNVRNIIITINPLTYLVFPLKEASQALYFRLFSRAQP, encoded by the coding sequence ATGGAGCTGATCACGCAGGCTGTATTGGGTCTGGTATCTATCGTCGTTGTCGAAATTGTGCGAGACGTCTACCACGTCGCCAGCCATTATTGGCCACCGTTGATGCAGCTGCACACCTGGCATCATCGGGCCTACAAGAAAGACTTTACGCCGGTGAGTTCAACCCTTTACCGCCAGGCCCAGCTCTATAATGATGTGCCTGAAGCCCTGGTGATGATGGCGGTGATGGCTGCGATCGCAACCCTGACCCCCTACTATGGTTTCTGGTTGGGATTCCTCTATGGCCTGGGCTTTCTCGGGGCGGCTCTAGCCCGCTCTCAGGGCTGGCTGTTGGCCACCGATCTGACCCACGAACCCGGCCCCCTGACCCAGCGCCCCAGCAATTGGCTGGTCAACCGCACCTATCACTGGCGGCATCACTTCGACAATACAACTGCCTACTATGCCGGCTACTTCACTGTGGTAGATAAACTTCTGGGAACAGCCGTTTCCCTGAAAGGGAAACGAGTAGCCGTGACCGGAGCATCCGGCACCCTGGGTCGCGCCCTACTGGCAGAACTGGCCAAACACCAGGCCCGTCCCATTGCCCTGACGCGCTCAGAACGGGCTTCCTTTGACTCCGGCATTGACGTGCTCACCTGGCAACCGGGGGCTGAAGCTGACCTACGCAGTGCCCTCAAATCAATAGACATTCTCGTCATCAACCATGGCCTCAATGTCCATGAGGCCCGCGATGCCGCCGCCGTCGAGCAATCCTTAACGGCCAATGCCCTCTCCGGGTGGCGATTGATGGAAGTCTTCTTCAGCACGGTCGACACCTCGGCTGAGCGAGCCAACAAGGAACTCTGGGTAAACACCTCAGAAGCCGAAGTCAGCCCGGCCTTCAGCCCTCTCTACGAGATCTCCAAGCGATTGATGGGCCAGCTGGTCACCCTGCGGCGGCTTGATGCTCCCTGTGTGGTGCGCAAGATTATTCTGGGCCCCTTCAAGAGCCAGCTCAACCCCATTGGTGTCATGGATGCTCACTGGGTAGCGTGGGCAGTGGTGGCTTTAGTGAAACGCAATGTCCGCAATATCATCATCACCATTAATCCACTGACTTACCTGGTGTTTCCCCTGAAAGAAGCCAGTCAAGCCCTGTATTTCCGCCTATTTTCTCGTGCCCAGCCTTAG
- a CDS encoding YlqD family protein, producing MDVSQSQLLLKRVITIKAVVTPLWKEEAQKQLQNQINQLDSRLQQLEMQGQRMVSELQKQSSDTATQQVSDVQTKLNQDKSKLLQQKNQVLQQLQTVQTLELNQEVDQGKVESFFNVNVGDNLIRKLQVEILLRDGVIEEIRGEL from the coding sequence ATGGACGTTTCTCAATCTCAACTGCTTCTGAAGCGGGTAATAACCATCAAAGCTGTCGTCACCCCACTCTGGAAGGAAGAGGCGCAAAAGCAACTGCAAAACCAGATCAACCAACTCGATAGTCGCTTGCAACAACTGGAGATGCAAGGACAGCGTATGGTGTCGGAACTGCAGAAGCAGTCTTCTGATACGGCTACGCAGCAAGTGTCAGACGTGCAAACCAAACTCAACCAAGATAAAAGCAAACTGCTACAGCAAAAAAATCAAGTATTGCAGCAGCTCCAGACAGTACAGACTCTAGAGCTCAACCAAGAGGTCGATCAAGGGAAGGTGGAAAGTTTCTTCAATGTCAATGTCGGGGATAACTTAATTCGTAAGTTGCAGGTGGAAATCTTGCTGCGGGATGGCGTGATCGAGGAAATTCGCGGCGAGCTCTAG
- a CDS encoding dihydrolipoamide acetyltransferase family protein translates to MIREIFMPALSSTMTEGKIVAWEKSPGDWVDKGETVVIVESDKADMDVEAFYEGYLATVIAEAGDTVPVGNAIALLAETEAEIDTAKQQASAQASAGASDSATTATAPAKTAPAPEPIPSEPADNNGATGTSTTGTASGRLIVSPRARKLAKDLKVDLSTIQGSGPHGRIVAQDVERAAGKVPTSPGPDTIPTPAAAPAPAAPAAPTPAPAVAGQVVPMNTLQQAVVRGMVASLSAPTFHVGYTITTDAMDALYKQIKGKGVTMTALLAKAVAVTLQKHPLLNACYADQAIQYFGQIHVAVAVAMDDGGLITPVLQRADQLDIYSLSRAWKDLVARARSKQLQPEEYNSGTFTLSNLGMFGVDRFDAILPPGQGAILAIGASQPTVVANDDGMLGVKRQMQVNITCDHRVIYGAHAAAFLQDLAQLIETNPQSLTL, encoded by the coding sequence ATGATTCGAGAAATTTTCATGCCCGCCCTCAGTTCCACCATGACCGAAGGCAAGATTGTCGCTTGGGAAAAGTCCCCTGGGGATTGGGTGGACAAAGGTGAAACCGTCGTCATCGTCGAGTCCGATAAGGCAGACATGGATGTGGAAGCCTTCTATGAGGGCTACCTAGCTACTGTGATAGCAGAGGCGGGGGATACGGTGCCGGTGGGTAATGCGATCGCACTGTTAGCCGAAACCGAGGCCGAGATCGACACCGCCAAGCAGCAGGCCAGCGCCCAAGCCAGCGCCGGTGCCAGTGACAGTGCCACTACGGCGACGGCCCCCGCTAAGACAGCTCCTGCTCCGGAACCGATCCCGTCAGAACCGGCGGACAACAATGGAGCCACTGGCACCAGCACTACAGGGACAGCCAGTGGCCGCCTGATCGTCTCCCCCCGGGCCCGCAAGTTGGCCAAAGATCTGAAAGTGGATCTCAGCACCATCCAGGGCAGCGGGCCCCATGGCCGCATCGTGGCCCAAGATGTAGAGCGGGCCGCTGGCAAAGTCCCCACTTCCCCCGGGCCAGACACCATCCCCACCCCGGCAGCTGCCCCCGCCCCAGCCGCCCCGGCAGCCCCGACGCCAGCGCCGGCAGTGGCTGGTCAGGTGGTGCCGATGAATACCCTGCAGCAAGCCGTCGTCCGGGGCATGGTGGCCAGTCTATCGGCGCCCACCTTCCATGTGGGCTACACCATCACCACCGACGCCATGGATGCCCTCTATAAACAGATCAAGGGCAAGGGGGTGACGATGACTGCCCTGTTGGCCAAGGCAGTGGCCGTGACCCTGCAAAAGCACCCGCTACTCAACGCCTGCTACGCCGACCAGGCCATTCAATATTTCGGTCAGATCCATGTGGCGGTGGCGGTGGCCATGGACGATGGCGGCTTGATTACACCGGTGTTGCAGCGAGCCGACCAGCTCGATATCTATTCCCTGTCGCGCGCTTGGAAGGATCTGGTAGCCCGAGCCCGCAGCAAGCAGCTGCAGCCAGAAGAGTACAACTCTGGCACCTTCACCCTGTCTAACTTGGGTATGTTTGGGGTAGATCGCTTCGATGCGATTTTGCCGCCAGGCCAGGGGGCAATTTTGGCCATTGGGGCTTCCCAGCCCACGGTAGTGGCCAACGACGACGGCATGTTGGGGGTGAAGCGGCAGATGCAAGTCAATATCACCTGTGACCACCGGGTGATCTATGGCGCCCACGCCGCCGCCTTCTTGCAGGATTTGGCCCAGCTGATCGAAACCAATCCCCAGTCATTGACCCTCTAG